The Nesterenkonia xinjiangensis genome contains a region encoding:
- a CDS encoding DUF3107 domain-containing protein, which produces MEIRIGIQNVSREIVIETDVSAEEVEKSVADALENAKPLLTLTDRREKKIVVPVASIGYVEIGSDTKQTVGFAAVAE; this is translated from the coding sequence ATGGAAATTCGCATCGGAATCCAGAACGTCTCCCGCGAGATCGTCATCGAGACGGACGTCTCCGCGGAGGAGGTCGAGAAGTCGGTGGCCGACGCACTGGAGAACGCCAAGCCGCTGCTGACCCTCACGGACCGTCGTGAGAAGAAGATCGTGGTGCCGGTCGCCAGCATCGGATATGTGGAGATCGGCTCCGACACCAAACAGACTGTCGGCTTCGCCGCAGTCGCCGAATGA
- a CDS encoding TetR/AcrR family transcriptional regulator: MTQDETISTPAPQRAKRMPREMRRRQLLDCALQVFVAKGYHSASMDDIADVAQVSKPVLYQHFPGKHELFLDLLDSHLGQLEQMLTQALGSTEDNKERVSATMTAFYEFISREDEAYRLLFTSGMDNDEAVQPRMDRFHDNVAVAIAEVIADDTGQPMAEATLLGHGLIGMVTSAARHWSRLSERPDLDVSSQLTSRLAWRGISGFPREQDGVVPTQ, encoded by the coding sequence ATGACACAGGACGAGACCATCTCCACTCCGGCGCCGCAGCGGGCCAAGCGGATGCCGCGAGAGATGCGGCGACGCCAGCTGCTGGACTGTGCCCTGCAGGTCTTCGTGGCCAAGGGGTACCACAGCGCCTCGATGGACGACATCGCCGACGTCGCGCAGGTCTCCAAACCCGTGCTCTATCAACATTTCCCGGGCAAGCATGAGCTGTTCCTGGATCTGCTGGACTCCCACCTGGGCCAGCTGGAGCAGATGCTCACCCAGGCTCTGGGCTCCACGGAGGACAACAAGGAGCGCGTCTCGGCCACGATGACGGCGTTCTACGAGTTCATCTCCCGTGAGGATGAGGCCTATCGGCTGCTCTTCACCTCGGGGATGGACAATGACGAGGCCGTGCAGCCCCGCATGGACCGGTTCCATGACAACGTCGCCGTCGCCATCGCCGAGGTCATCGCCGACGACACCGGTCAGCCGATGGCCGAGGCCACGCTGCTGGGCCACGGGCTCATCGGCATGGTCACCTCGGCGGCCCGGCACTGGAGCAGACTCTCCGAGCGGCCGGACCTGGATGTCTCCTCGCAGCTGACCTCTCGTTTGGCTTGGCGCGGAATCTCGGGCTTCCCCAGGGAGCAGGACGGCGTCGTGCCGACACAGTAG
- a CDS encoding aminopeptidase P family protein produces the protein MLSSQNHASSSEAPAAAPPTSAEDSAAQPLQDRGSNRSQRPTSEAFREFMASSWAPAERVEHPRDAVADHAALRRRRVSEAYPGERLVLPAGPLKVRSNDTDYRFRPHSAFAHLTGLGVDHEPDATLVFEPVDEGTGDDGGDHECTLYFKPMAGRDSEEFYADARHGEFWIGPRPGLEEFSQRLGIRAADISELEVGVTKNAGAVEIGGTRIRLLREVDLNVDALVDTSRINTGVDLEASDALDAELAESLSALRLVKDDWEVGQLRESVNSTIAGFHDVVAALPRAVGHARGERVVEGAFFARARMEGNDLGYDTIAASGNNATVLHWIRNTGEVREGDLLLLDAGVEADSLYTADITRTLPVSGSFTPVQRRVYEAVLAAADAAFEVVRPGIRFREIHQTAVRVLAEHLDSWGLLPVGLEEALSEEGQHHRRWMPHGTSHHLGLDVHDCAQAKRELYLDGVLEEGMVFTIEPGLYFKAEDLAVPEEYRSIGVRIEDDVLVTADGAENLSAALPRGADEVEAWMRRIWES, from the coding sequence ATGCTCAGTTCGCAGAATCACGCTTCCTCATCCGAGGCGCCCGCCGCGGCGCCCCCGACGTCGGCGGAGGACTCCGCCGCCCAGCCGCTGCAGGACCGCGGCTCCAACCGCTCCCAGCGCCCCACCTCTGAGGCGTTCCGGGAGTTCATGGCCTCCTCCTGGGCGCCCGCAGAGAGGGTCGAGCATCCGCGGGACGCCGTGGCCGACCACGCCGCCCTCCGCCGCCGTCGCGTCTCCGAGGCGTACCCCGGCGAGCGGCTGGTGCTGCCGGCGGGCCCCCTGAAGGTCCGCTCCAACGACACTGACTACCGGTTCCGCCCGCACTCGGCCTTCGCCCACCTCACCGGCCTGGGCGTGGACCACGAGCCGGACGCGACGCTGGTCTTCGAGCCGGTGGACGAAGGCACCGGGGACGACGGCGGCGACCATGAGTGCACGCTCTACTTCAAGCCCATGGCCGGCCGGGACAGCGAGGAGTTCTACGCCGACGCCCGCCACGGCGAGTTCTGGATCGGCCCCCGCCCGGGACTGGAGGAGTTCAGCCAGCGGCTGGGGATCCGCGCGGCAGACATCTCCGAGCTCGAGGTGGGCGTGACCAAGAACGCCGGCGCGGTGGAGATCGGCGGCACCCGAATCCGTCTGCTGCGCGAGGTGGACCTCAATGTGGATGCGCTGGTGGACACGTCGCGCATCAACACCGGTGTGGACCTGGAGGCCTCCGACGCCCTCGACGCCGAGCTGGCCGAGTCGCTCTCGGCACTGCGCCTGGTCAAGGACGACTGGGAGGTCGGACAGCTGCGCGAATCGGTGAACTCCACGATCGCCGGGTTCCACGACGTCGTCGCCGCGCTTCCCCGCGCGGTGGGTCACGCCCGCGGAGAGCGGGTGGTCGAGGGCGCGTTCTTCGCCCGGGCCCGGATGGAGGGCAACGATCTCGGCTACGACACCATCGCGGCAAGCGGCAACAACGCCACGGTGCTGCACTGGATCCGCAACACCGGCGAGGTCCGCGAGGGCGACCTGCTGCTGCTGGACGCCGGAGTGGAGGCGGACTCCCTCTACACGGCCGACATCACGCGCACCCTGCCGGTCAGCGGCAGTTTCACCCCGGTGCAGCGCCGGGTCTATGAGGCTGTGCTGGCGGCCGCCGACGCCGCCTTCGAGGTGGTGCGCCCCGGCATCCGGTTTCGAGAGATCCATCAGACGGCGGTCCGTGTGCTCGCCGAGCACCTGGACTCTTGGGGTCTGCTGCCGGTCGGCCTGGAGGAGGCCCTCTCCGAGGAGGGTCAGCATCATCGTCGGTGGATGCCGCATGGCACCTCCCATCACCTGGGGCTCGACGTCCACGACTGCGCACAGGCCAAGCGTGAGCTCTACCTGGACGGCGTGCTCGAGGAAGGCATGGTGTTCACCATCGAGCCGGGCCTGTACTTCAAGGCCGAGGACCTCGCCGTGCCGGAGGAGTACCGCAGCATCGGGGTGCGGATCGAGGACGACGTCCTGGTGACCGCCGACGGCGCGGAGAACCTCTCGGCGGCGCTCCCGCGGGGCGCTGACGAGGTCGAGGCCTGGATGCGCCGGATCTGGGAGAGCTGA
- a CDS encoding PHP domain-containing protein yields the protein MGVDLHTHSYCSDGTQSPADVVASARRAGLDGLALTDHDTTVGWAEAMRAAQEHEILLIPGMEITTLTDDRISVHMLSYLHDPHHEGLARAIRDARSGRMVRARRMAERLSIDFPLTWDDVLNQVADGATVGRPHLADALVAVGAVADRQEAFDRLLFRGSPYYVSQENMHPTTAIRLVREAGGVPVIAHSMASGRGRTVSMEQMEEMIDVGLAGVEVWHRDNPESGRRTLLELARRHGLLVTGSSDYHGAGKPNLIGENTTDLDTVAELMDMASGSPAYGRVQGL from the coding sequence ATGGGCGTCGATCTCCACACGCATTCGTACTGCTCCGACGGTACGCAGTCGCCGGCAGACGTCGTGGCCAGCGCCCGTCGGGCGGGTCTCGACGGACTGGCGCTCACCGACCACGACACCACCGTCGGGTGGGCGGAGGCGATGCGCGCGGCCCAGGAGCACGAGATCCTGCTGATCCCGGGCATGGAGATCACCACACTGACCGATGATCGGATCAGCGTCCACATGCTCAGCTACCTCCATGACCCCCACCATGAGGGTCTGGCGCGCGCGATCCGCGACGCCCGTTCCGGTCGGATGGTCCGTGCCCGCCGCATGGCGGAGCGGCTGAGCATCGACTTTCCTCTGACCTGGGACGATGTGCTGAATCAGGTGGCCGACGGCGCCACGGTGGGCAGACCCCACCTGGCCGATGCGCTGGTCGCGGTGGGAGCGGTGGCCGACCGGCAGGAGGCCTTCGACCGCCTGCTGTTCAGGGGCTCGCCCTACTACGTCAGCCAGGAGAACATGCACCCGACGACGGCGATCCGTCTGGTCCGCGAGGCCGGGGGAGTTCCCGTGATCGCCCATTCGATGGCCTCCGGACGTGGACGCACGGTGTCCATGGAGCAGATGGAGGAGATGATCGACGTCGGCCTGGCCGGCGTCGAGGTCTGGCACCGGGACAACCCGGAGTCCGGTCGGCGGACGCTGCTGGAGCTGGCCCGCCGCCACGGACTGCTGGTGACCGGCTCCTCGGACTACCACGGGGCCGGCAAGCCGAACCTCATCGGGGAGAACACCACCGACCTGGACACGGTCGCCGAGCTGATGGATATGGCCTCCGGATCGCCAGCCTATGGGCGGGTGCAGGGGCTCTGA